actcaaaagcgctgtgcatcttattctgatcagagacttttcctcacgaacgctgaggttcggaccaagaatcctctgctttccacgggaaccacccaagtgctccgctggacccgaaagttttctccgcctccatcacgagcggctcacgtgctcccacggcgaggcccgagactacaccggcgaatagttcttcatatcttgctaaaggcaggattaagtaagattttggcatttgggcataattaggatagtcttaggaatttgcttttatttgaaatagtgtgaatttaaacccaggtttatctgttacactgttagacacgcagcgtgttgatttattttggttctgtgttctctcaattgtttaatagataggctgcgcatgcttctctctcttttttattcttactaacattataatttcattattatacatcttgatctcaagatttcagtggattcagtatggttatgagctagtgggttagctacagcttcccttttgtctgcttagcaacacaaagctaatcaaggcctaccatgtgctcagcaggccatcaggcctgataaaccacacctcagctagaaatccacaagctagcttttagttagctacggctaatacccttgtctttagcaacacgtgctcagtaggcctcaccaggcctaacaaacacactttagctaggccatagggcctttagcaaactcacactagcaacacaaggctagacacagagctaatcctttgttctgtttagataacattcttttgtttagctaccaacaagctaggcctccaccacgtgtagttagctacacgtggctaaacacatggtcaagtccttcacacacacacacctcactgcttgtatatattggtttattatttttatctttgttataataaattcatttattaaacaaactgtgtttatttgtgtgaacaatatgaagtccccagtctccctcgaattcaaaagggtgcatatgttatgtaatatggtaagtgatcgtaataatttggaaatataccataatttagctgtttggtaatttattattaagcaccaggattaatggtatgattcactaaatgattcattgaacgattcaccaaatgattcactaaacgattcattgaacgattcactaaatgattcattgaacgattcaccaaatgattcactaaacgattcattgaacgattcaccaaatgattcactaaacgattcattgaacgattcactaaatgattcactgaatgagactgattctatggtatgattcaattcaaacgagtcaaagtaaatgattcaatgggattgattcattttaattattaaccttcaaaatttaatgagactgatttaacgagattgatcacttaatttcaataattaactgattgcacccacacctgTGACCTCTTCCCGTTTCCCGATGACGTTCTTTGTAAACAGCCAATGCCTCGGTGTCCTGCCTGGCCATAGACAAAACAATGGGGACAGCTCATGGTTCCGCTTGTAACACAGTCCTTGCATCTACCCTTTTTGTCGACGGACAGTGGCTGTAGACGACTGACGGAGGTACCAGGGCCACCAGACTGTATACGTTCTGCCGACCTGTCAACAAGGGTCATGTGTCGGGTCAGCGAAGACACTTGTGCAGTCAGTTGTTTGATAGCATCACGGTTAGCCTGTAACTCGGCATCAACTAGAGTCGGTGTAGTTGTGTCAGTCTGTGCATTACCGTCATGTTGGGCAACACTTACCGTCACCGGTCGGGACTTGGATACGGCACCCAGGCGCTTTAACCTACCTTCTTCCTCAGTCATGGATTTAGTCATCTGTTCTAACAGAAAGTCATCACTAATCTGCTGATCAGCAAGAAATGTTTTGATGTCATGTCTAACATACCTATTCCTCTCATTTAGACCTTGGTAGAGTGTGTGTAGAAAGGTACCTTGTACAAGCCTCCTGTCATAGCTAAACTCTACGCCTGGCTGCCGTGACTCAAAAATAACCCTCTGCTTTAATCCCATGAGTCTATACAGAAATTGCTGTGGGCTCTCTCTGTCGTGCTGTCTGGCATTACTTAATTCTTGGAAGAGCTCGGTTACACTTTGATCTCTGATGTGAGAACAGAGGAACCTCTTTAAACTGTTAACTGTTAGGTCATCATGGTTAGTTAACATATCCCTAAATGTACCTGGTTTAATTATTTTAAGAACTGCTCTAATGATCTCGGCCTCACTAAACCCTTCTTGTAAAGCAGTGTCAATCTGTTTACAAAAGACCCTTAAAAGACATGTCAGAACCTGTATCGGATATCTGACCACCATGCAGTTTACACTCTCTGCGTGGAAGCAGAGCAGTAACATCAGACAACCTTAAAACCTGGTCTGTTACAGTGGATGATAGGCTTGACCTACCATGGTGGACACTGTGGTTACCAGCAACACTCAGCTGGGCTGGCATCTCCGGAGTGCCAGGGGCATGAATGTCCATGGGTGGCAGACGCGTGTTGCTGTCCATGTGAACGGTGGAAACACAAACCTCACCAGACCTAGCGTGTGAATTAAAAATCAGTGCATGCAGCAGGGTCCTGGAGGGAGAGGAGTTGAGCCATGCCTTCATCTTCCATCGCTTTCAACCTCTCGCTCCTGGTGTAGTCCACGATAAAATCATACAGCTCTGGTTCACTGAAGCCCTCAGTGCTCTCGCTGCCATCTTCAACTGAACTGGCAACCAACTGCAGTTGACTGGAACTCAGCGCTGGAagctttttgtttatctggaagATCAGTATCCGCCGTGGGGTAACTGTGGCCATCATGATGTCTCACCGGTGACTTTCGCTCTCTGGATGACGCTCAATGCAGCAGCCTTCCCTGCAGCTTGGACAACTGGTCTCACCGTCACAGTGACTGCTCACCCTGCTCTTGGATGCttaatcccggacgagcccccaactGTTACCAGCGCCAGACCTAGGGGAATCTGGGCAGGTACAAGGCCCACAGGCTGGGTTGCACTGTGGGTTAGATGCAATTCAGATACACAGAAATTACATCTTGCTCAAGCAAACACCATTTATTTTCTGAGTGCTCGAGCTACTGTCTCCATGGCAACCCACTACGGTGTGACAGTGCAATCTAGTGGcatgaaaataaatacattagtgGTTAATACAATTAGGTTAGatctaataaaacaaaaaaaaaataggacTGGGGGGGCGTAACTGTTTTACAAAACAAGCCATTTTCTATACCTGTCACATTTACAGTGATTAAGAGATAATAATCATGTTAATCATAGCTCTCATTTTAGTCTCTGCACTTTCACCTCCTCacatgttttaaactccagcTGGAAAAACACTGAACCACTGAGTGCCCAGACATTGCACTACTGCTAATAACCTGCAAGGTAATTAATCTAATTAACATGTGAGACAAGGTAGTGCATGTCTCCTCAGACTGTAGTTCAGTCATAAGTCTGTGGTCTCTCTTGTTCCTCGGTGAGATGGACCGTAATGGAGTTCTGGTCCTGAACGTGTTTTTCCTTTATGCATGGGACCAAGAAAACCAAACGGGGATGAGTGGGTGGAGCCAGAAAAACACACACCACTGATTGGTCAAACTCAATTATCACAGGATTGCCACtcaccacttaaaaaaaaaaaaacctccccagTGATCTTCAGACATTTCTGATAAAATTCCCATTTAGAACAACAGAGATCCCAGAAAGTTTTGTTTGCTCTCTGCAGCCAAaataatgtaaaaaaataaatcagaacCTGAAGCATTTCCAGTGTTTACTGAGAACACCAGCATCATGGATGTGATGTCACTCTGCTGAGGACTGGTCCTTCAGCTCCAGTGTTTTCAATTGTTTCCTGCTGATGAAACTGTCCTACCTGAGTAAACTGCGCAAGCACACAACGCATCATTCCCTTTTTCAGACACGCCCATAAGTACGATTCCATTGAGTGAATTGAATTGGTTTGCTGCCTTTAGACAACAAACCAAGGTTTGTTTTTGAGTATTTTGTAATATTTGTGCAATTATTAATTCTGATTTATTTACCTGTGTAAGGTGCGTAGCCTGAACACTGTTGGTGTGAACTTGTCATGACACGAGGTGATTTAGTTTTGAGCATCAAACATTTTCGAATTCCCACATGCACGAGATCCACTTTCACCCAGGAGTGCACATCATCTGCCTGATTCTACATGCTTTAAACTTGATGTATGATATTCACTCACAGGGTCTGCAACATCTATAGCTTGCAAAATTATGTCCATCTCTCTGACACTGTGACCACCAAAACACTACAGGAAGCACATATTTATGGTGTGTGTTTATCTGTAATAGTGTAATGTACTACCTcctaaaacactaaggacagggtTTAAGTTACACTTCTTCAATTAGGATATGCTCTCAAGGTAGAACAAAATAACAGACATGGTAATACATTTACACTACAGGTAGGAAAATATGTTTTAGACTTCAGCACCTTTGTGATTCTATAACTGAATTTGGCTGAGTTTTGtccttatggctgaggactacagttgacttgctaactttaggactgcagttgtcaggaacagttttgcactcaagtttccatcaatgaagagtttataacatcaacgaaactgtcttcatgttaaaaccgttaatgttatagtcatgttgtctgttgttgcccaaatgaggatgggttcccttttgagtctggttcctctcgaggtttcttcctcgtgtcgtctgagggagtttttccttgccaccgtcgccacaggcttcatcattggggatagattagggataacattagctcatgttttaagtcgttcaaattctgtaaagttgctttgcgacaatgtttattgttaaaagcgcgatacaaataaacttgacttgaattgtTTATGCGTACCTGTGTAAGTCCCACCTCCTGAACAGCGATTGGCCAACAGCTCTTTCTCACAAACACTATAACCAGTGTTACCTGATGATTTTCACTGACTGGGtgatgattttgtgtgtgtgagagagagaggtgcatcCTGGGTAATGTAGTGACCAAACACAATCatgaaatccttcagaaacactgAGCACAAAAACAGAATACTGAAAAACTACACATGAAGTGAGAATTTAAAGCTTTTCTGTTgaatttttgcttttattttatttaatctaGCATGTTTTTAATTCACATTTCAGAGTAAAATACTGAAGAAAATTGAAAATCGTGTTCTACTTCCAGTATATTGAAGAGTGAAACACGTAGTTTGAGTGTTTGTGAGGAATAAATTAGACTCGTCCTGAAGAAACGATTGGTCAGTGATTAGTCACATCAGATGAATGATCTCATTCGGTAAAAGTAGGTGGgccttaagaaaaaaaaaatcaaatttaaaTCTGAATTTTTTGGACTGGTTTTACTTCATCCATAAATCTGTACATTGACTGACTGTACATGAACGTAAATTTCATTAggaatgtggattggtggaaaTTCAGCACATGGGCATGGAAATGGCGCAAACTTAACTCCGCCCACAACAGGGAACGCATCTATATACAACAATTAACTCCACCCCCAACTCAAAGATGCATTATAAAACAGGAGTAAATCATTAGTAAACAACCACTAATAAAGAAATCAAAAGTTTTAATTATACACAACAATGAAAAACAAATCATGAGAAGAGTCAAAAGAAAATGTGAAACAGAataaaaggtcaaaggtcatgtggGTTATTTGACGTATTTCTCCATAAACTTTTTGTGGAATTCAGAACGTAGAGTATCGTTAATAAAACGCTTCTCCTTCCGAGACTCGTCCACACCTTTAGCACAGTTTTTAAAGACCACATCATCATCccacctgtaacacacacacacacacacatcttataGGAAGCCAAAATTTTTCAAATCAGAACGAGGCTTTTCTGTCCAATACTAGAGTTTGacagtgaaggtggtgtgtgtgtgtgtgtgtgtgtgtgtgtgtgtgtgtgtgtgtgtgagagagacagagagagtgtgagagagagatacctGCGTTTGACAGTGAAggtgttctctgtgtgtgtgtgtgtgtgtgtgtgtgtaagaaagagagagagagagagagagagagagagagagagagagagatacctgCGCTTGGCAGTGAAGGtgttctgtatgtgtgtgtgtgtgtgtgtgagagacagagagagagagagtgagagagagataccTGCGCTTGACAGTGAAggtgttctctgtgtgtgtgtgtgtgtgtgtgagagagagatataccTGCGTTTGACAGTGAAggtgttctctgtgtgtgtgtgtgtgtgtgtgtgtgtgtgtgtgtgagagagagagatacctgCGTTTGACAGTGAAggtgttctctgtgtgtgtgtgtgtgtgtgtgtgtgtgtgtgtgtgtgtgtgtgtgtgtgagagagagagagagagagagatacctgCGTTTGACAGTGAAggtgttctctgtgtgtgtgtgtgtgtgtgtgtgagagagagatataccTGCGTTTGACAGTGAAggtgttctctgtgtgtgtgtgtgtgtgtgtgtgtgagagagagatataccTGCGTTTGACAGTGAAggtgttctctgtgtgtgtgtgtgtgagagagagatataccTGCGTTTGACAGTGAAggtgttctctgtgtgtgtgtgtgtgtgtgtgtgtgtgtgtgtgtgtgtgtgtgtgagagagagagatacctgCGTTTGACAGTGAAggtgttctctgtgtgtgtgtgtgtgtgtgtgtgtgtgtgtgtgtgagagagagagagagagagagagagagatatacctGCGTTTGACAGTGAAggtgttctctgtgtgtgtgtgtgtgtgtgtgtgtgagagagagatataccTGCGTTTGACAGTGAAggtgttctctgtgtgtgtgtgtgtgtgtgtgagagagagatataccTGCGTTTGACAGTGAAggtgttctctgtgtgtgtgtgtgtgtgtgagagagagagatacctgCGTTTGACAGTGAAggtgttctctgtgtgtgtgtgtgtgtgtgtgtgtgtgtgtgtgtgtgtgtgtgtgtgtgagagagagagagagagagagatacctgCGTTTGACAGTGAAggtgttctctgtgtgtgtgtgtgtgtgtgtgtgtgtgtgtgtgtgtgtgtgagagagagagagagagagagagagatacctgCGTTTGACAGTGAAggtgttctctgtgtgtgtgtgagagagatacctGCGTTTGACAGTGAAggtgttctctgtgtgtgtgtgtgtgtgtgtgtgtgtgtgtgtgagagagagagagagagagagatacctgCGTTTGACAGTGAAggtgttctctgtgtgtgtgtgtgtgtgtgtgtgtgtgtgtgtgtgtgtgtgagagagagagagagagagagagagatatacctGCGTTTGACAGTGAAggtgttctctgtgtgtgtgtgtgtgtgtgtgagagatatacCTGCGTTTGACAGTGaaggtgttctgtgtgtgtgtttgttgcccaGCGAGGTTGAGCAGTGGATTCCCACTCAGAATGTTCTCCATCCGAATCCGCTCCTCCTCCGCTTTCTGCTCCCGCtcctaacacacacacgcacaatacGTTTGTCTTAATCTAAAAATGTGTGTATATCCGTGTGTTTCCTCATTCATTACCCTCACAGTGTCCTGCCACATTTCCATAATGAACCAAAAACATCTTTAAACTTCTCATAATAACCATGTTGTGTTTTGTCCCATTGCTTCAGCAAACCATCCACCCTCCCCTcccccactgtatacacacacaggatacacgcgGTCTTATCTGGCGGCATCTGAGACATGAAGCACTTTGAGAACGCAACATTGCTGGATTTGAGATTAGTAATGTTCCCTTTACAGGATTCAGTGCCGTCATCTACGAATCCAAACACATCATATCGTTCTCAGTGGAAGATAGCAAACAGATCAGATCAATGCAGAAGTTATCACTGGTAattaacaccaacattcaccgagTTAGGGAACATTAACCTCAGCATGTCTGACTCTCGACACACTCACTCCAAACACTGGCACCTCATCGGTCGTTCTGGTGAGATGCAATGACATCAGAGAGGTTCTCATGAACATGTGCCATGAGAGATGCAGAACGTTGGACAGAGCACTGTATGATTATGACCAAGGTCCACATGAAAGTGTGCCCCTCCCCCTCTTGTGGATATGAAGGCTCAACGGGAGGTAACTAAACTGCAGTCAGTTCTTGTCAGCTGCTACTCCACAAGACCTCCAGTCTgtccgtgaggcaacagtgagcGCATACAACGAGACGGGGCTGACTGTCAACACCGCCAAAATGGAGGTAGTCTGTCAGTGGAGTGCCGAGATCCCACCCACACCACCAGTCTTCACTGTTGATGAAGAACTGTCAGTAAGTACATCGCTCAGATATCTGGAAAGCATTCCTCTCTGAAAACATCAGGACTGACCATGAGATCCAAAAACAAATCCAACAAGTATCAGCCGCTTTTGAGAGACTCCTACGCCGGATCTTTCAAAACAGGAAGCGATATTTCTGCACAAAGGCCTGCGTCTACCAAGTCATCTACATTACTACCTTCATCTCCAGCTATAAAGCTTGGGTAACTTACAGCCACCACAGCAGATTTCTAGAGCACTTCCATATCTGCTGCATTCAACACATTCTGGGAATTACTGGGTGTAATCGCCtcattctgaaatactcagaaaaACCATCTGCAGACGCACTGAGGTCACGATCACCCAGCACCAGCTCGGCGACAGCATGTGGTAAGGACAGCCTCTCGCTCCGTctctctctggtgtgtgtgtggggtcatgTGTGAGCACGCGCACGGTGTGCGGGGGggtagtgtgtatgtatatagggtagcgtgtgtgtgtggtaggggggtcctgtgtgtgtgtgaggtgtgtcgtgtgtgtggttgggggggggggggggggtcctgtgtgtgtgtgtgtgtggggggggggggggtcatgtctgtgtggggtgtgtcttgtgtgtgtggtggtgggtcCTGTGTGtggggtggtggtgtgtgtgtggggtcgtgcatgtgtgGTGGAGGGGGGGGGTCGTGCGCACGTGCGCGGTGGAGGGGGGTCGCGCACACGTGCGTGCGTGGTGGAGGAGGGTCGCGCGCGTGTATGGAGGGATCATGTGTGTATGGGGCCGTGTGGTCGTGTGTGTggggtcttgtgtgtgtgtgagtgagagaggtgtgtcgtgtgtgtggttgggggggggggggtcatgtctGTGGGGGGGGTGtcttgtgtgtgtggtggtggggggtcctgtgtgtgtgtgtgtgtggggtggtggtgtgtggggtggtggtgtgtgtgtggggtcgtgcatgtgtgtgtgtggtggagggGGGTTGTGCATGGTGGAGGGGGCGTGCGCGCGTGGTGGAGGGGGGGCGTGCGCGCGTGGTGGAGGGAGGGGCGTGCGCGCGTGGTGGAGGGAGGGGCGTGCGCGCGTGGTGGGGGGGGGCGTGCGCGCGTGGTGGAGGGAGGGGCGTGCGCGCGTGGTGGAGGGGGGGCGTACGCGCGTGGTGGAGGGGGGGCGTACGCGCGTGGTGGAGGGGGGGGGCGTGCGCGCGTGGTGGAGGAGGGTTGCACGCGCGTGTGTATGGAGGGATCATGTGTGTATGGGGCCGTGTGgtcgtgtgtggtggtggtggtcctgtgtgtgtgtgtgagagtgagatattGGTCAGTGGTTCTCACTTTCCTCTCCTGCTCCTCTGCCCTTTCCTTCTTGATTTTCTCAAGTTCAGCGAGCAGGGCAGCGGTGTCGTCATCACTGTCCGAGGCGGAGTCAGAGTCTTCATCATCCTGCAAATACGCacgtacgcgcacacacacacacacacacacacacacacactaactgttCGGTGTCGCTCATATCTATTCACACAGATGTATGCATCTatttgtgtgcgcgtgtgtatgtgtgcacatctgttttcatacacagtgtgaaaaataaggaattttaatgaGACAAATAAGTTTGAaatgctgtctgtctgtccagaTTTCAGTCCGTCTGGATGACGGGCCCAAGGCCCAGAATAATATGGGGCCGGGGATCTAAAGCTGAAggttttagatgcctggagatggcttctcagctatttccaggcacatttttgtcatCTTCAAAAGCCAAATTatactagacattagttgctaattacactacaaactgagcattttacaagaaaatgtcagaatatTCAAGAAAAACATCTTTCAAGGAGATACGCAAAACCTTTATTTttcaatacatttctgagtggatagtatctccatccttgactcttgtatgctacataattggactttaaaaaatatatttttgagagttaaaatcgaccgcaaacttggcattcaagctgccccgctgagccagccggccccgagcgtgtgacgtcacagcaggaaccggtgctgtagaccaaagccagacttggcaggcgagagcggttgcaatggcctcttcgttcggatttactggagattcttcggattcctcagatagtcatacagctgactgtgatagtcctgaaattggagtggagtgcgtgtacatgctactgcttacACATAGAACCATATCGGTTCAAACCATCGGAAAATGAATCAGATAGCAATACGTTGACCACGGAGGCCCccgccttacgaaataaagccagagaacaaagccgtctagagaactggatggaattgaaccgacagtctcatgtgactctcattaaaacaggaagggtgctataacttgtgcaacatagatgtacatgtatgcattttcactgataaaacgtaaaaggctcattaaataatcagatgaactgaaacaatcacattctgaagcaaattaaataatcttatactgctaacttaaacacacaatacgagttacatggattaatctaaacgcagggaaacgacgtgttgtttttgttgttgtttttttaaccaagtgatagTTGCAgcattacctgtctgtgttctcgcttcttgaaggccgatcttgtggccgattgttttgaagcaatctgactttcagttctttgttcattcgcttcttccacgtaagggcaagatattgctgctgaggcgagcatatccagccaagaaatctgacgactggtccactcctcctccattttctccataccgagtactccgccattactgctcggctcacactccgggaaaactggtgcaactgaacttgctttccttttcttgtagttttcttttcctttaattattggtactgcaccctctttcaatccaggcttatagccaacgctcaacagatcagaggtctcgtacgagtcctcggtaaaatgtgcagagcagaggagagaccacttcgtagacgcccaatccgtgaatttcttgcaaacgcatccaaatctttgcagtttgaacattcttgggccgtgaatgcaacgtaaatccaccttccattgtgttgctgcaccggccagcaacacatctacgcagcgtggcgataaattagctcaaaatggaggatcggagttgcagtcagctctgtgttttagtacagcggaaatggcgatgagaccgatagacttcctgctgtgacgtcacagacgccaaggtcattcactcagaccgctacctatataaatgactttaatcataaaaatgactatattacatttattgttaacgcttaaaactattcctgtgccgttcttgaggtctcaaggcatttataaacaaagtgaggcagtggttctgcgtatctcctttaaagttctacccaagaaaacagtagcacacaggtcagttcctctAGAAAAAAGTCTGGGGGTAAAGATGTTCCATTTGGTTACAACTGACTGGTCCTCGGATCATTACTGTATTGTCTGGAGCAGTTCTATCTTGAGTATATATTAACGGGCGGTATActcgagtacaaccccgattccaaaaaagttgggacaaagtagaaattgtaaataaaaacagaatgcaataatttacaaatctcaaaaactgatattgtattcacaatagaacatagacaacatattaaatgttgaaagtgagacattttgaaatttcatgccaaatattggctcatttgaaatttcatgacagcaacacatctcaaaaaagttgggacaggggcaataagaggctggaaaagttaaagggacaaaaaaggaacagctggaggaccaaattgcaactcattaggtcaattggcaataggtcattaacatgactgggtataaaaagagcatcttggagtggcagcggctctcagaagtaaagatgggaagaggatcaccaatccccctaattctgcgccgacaaatagtggagcaatatcagaaaggagttcgacagtgtaaaattgcaaagagtttgaacatatcatcatctacagtgcataatatcatcaaaagattcagagaatctggaagaatctctgtgcgtaagggtcaaggccggaaaaccatactgggtgcccgtgatcttcgggcccttagacggcactgcatcacatacaggcatgcttctgtattggaaatcacaaaatgggctcaggaatatttccagagaacattatctgtgaacacaattcaccgtgccatccgccgttgccagctaaaactctatagttcaaagaagaagccgtatctaaacatgatccagaagcgcagacgtcttctctgggccaaggctcatttaaaatggactgtggcaaagtggaaaactgttctgtggtcagacgaatcaaaatgtgaagttctttatggaaatcagggacgccgtgtcattcggactaaagaggagaaggacgacccgagttgttatcggcgctcagttcagaagcctgcatctctgatggtatggggttgcattagtgcgtgtggcatgggcagcttacacatctggaaagacaccatcaatgctgaaaggtatatccaggttctagagcaacatatgctcccatccagacgacgtctctttcagggaagaccttgcattttccaacatgacaatgccaaaccacatactgcatcaattacagcatcatggctgcgtagaagaagggtccgggtactgaactggccagcctgcagtccagatctttcacccatagaaaacatttggcgcatcataaaacg
Above is a window of Neoarius graeffei isolate fNeoGra1 chromosome 28, fNeoGra1.pri, whole genome shotgun sequence DNA encoding:
- the cwc15 gene encoding protein CWC15 homolog — protein: MTTAARPTFEPARGGRGKGEGDLSALSKQYSSRDLPGHTKIKYRQPTQDAPEEVRARDFRRELEERERAAVKNRDRGAREHTSSSSSSSSSKRPRLDQIPAANLDADDPLTDDDEDSDSASDSDDDTAALLAELEKIKKERAEEQERKEREQKAEEERIRMENILSGNPLLNLAGQQTHTQNTFTVKRRWDDDVVFKNCAKGVDESRKEKRFINDTLRSEFHKKFMEKYVK